One region of Pseudomonas sp. B21-040 genomic DNA includes:
- the folD gene encoding bifunctional methylenetetrahydrofolate dehydrogenase/methenyltetrahydrofolate cyclohydrolase FolD, with amino-acid sequence MTAQLIDGKSIAASLRQQIAKRVTERRQQGLRTPGLAVILVGSDPASQVYVSHKRKDCEEVGFISQAYDLPSETTQEALTDLIDRLNDDPAIDGVLLQLPLPEHLDASKLLERIRPDKDVDGFHPYNVGRLAQRIPLLRPCTPKGIMTLLENTGADLYGMDAVIVGASNIVGRPMAMELLLAGCTVTVTHRFTKDLAGHVGRADLVVVAAGKPGLVKGEWIKEGAIVIDVGINRQEDGKLVGDVIYETALPRAGWITPVPGGVGPMTRACLLENTLYAAETLHS; translated from the coding sequence ATGACTGCACAACTAATCGACGGCAAATCGATCGCCGCCAGCCTGCGCCAGCAGATCGCCAAACGCGTTACCGAACGTCGCCAGCAAGGTCTGCGCACGCCGGGGCTCGCGGTGATCCTGGTCGGCAGCGATCCCGCCTCTCAGGTTTATGTCTCGCACAAGCGTAAAGACTGTGAAGAGGTCGGCTTTATCTCCCAAGCCTATGACCTGCCTTCCGAAACCACTCAAGAAGCACTGACCGATCTGATCGATCGTCTGAACGACGACCCGGCAATTGACGGCGTTCTGCTTCAGCTTCCTTTACCGGAACACCTGGACGCCTCCAAATTGCTGGAGCGCATTCGTCCGGACAAAGACGTCGACGGCTTCCACCCTTATAACGTCGGTCGCCTGGCCCAACGTATTCCGCTGCTGCGCCCCTGCACCCCTAAAGGCATCATGACCTTGCTGGAAAACACCGGTGCCGATCTCTACGGGATGGATGCCGTGATTGTCGGCGCGTCCAACATTGTTGGCCGCCCGATGGCGATGGAGTTGCTGCTGGCCGGTTGCACCGTGACCGTTACCCACCGCTTCACCAAGGATCTGGCTGGCCATGTCGGCCGCGCTGACCTGGTGGTGGTTGCTGCTGGCAAGCCAGGCCTGGTCAAGGGTGAATGGATCAAGGAAGGCGCGATCGTGATCGATGTCGGCATCAATCGCCAGGAAGACGGCAAACTGGTCGGCGACGTAATCTACGAAACCGCCCTGCCCCGTGCTGGCTGGATTACACCCGTACCGGGCGGTGTTGGCCCGATGACCCGTGCCTGCCTGCTGGAAAACACGCTGTACGCGGCCGAAACCCTGCACAGCTAA
- the pbpG gene encoding D-alanyl-D-alanine endopeptidase, producing the protein MKIRLSILSLFFAVTGTFITPIANAGDTTAAPRDATHLKLASGSSLVMDMQTNKIIYASNPDVVVPIASVSKLMTGLVVVEARQNMDEIININISDTPEMKGVFSRVKLNSEMPRREMLLIALMSSENRAAASLAHHYPGGYAAFIAAMNAKAKALGMTNTHFVEPTGLSPHNVSTARDLSKLLVAAHKQPLLTELSTTKEKIVSFRKPNYSLQFRNTDHLVRKDDWDIQLTKTGFTNQAGHCLVLVTSMGNRQVALVILDAYGKYTHFADATRIRNWVETGKGADVPSVALQYKSDKNLKQRQSGVIEASK; encoded by the coding sequence GTGAAAATCCGTCTTTCGATCCTGAGCCTATTTTTTGCAGTTACAGGGACTTTCATCACGCCAATCGCCAACGCTGGCGATACGACCGCCGCGCCTCGAGATGCAACACATCTCAAACTCGCGTCGGGCAGTTCATTAGTCATGGATATGCAGACCAACAAAATCATCTACGCCAGCAACCCCGACGTGGTGGTCCCTATCGCTTCCGTGAGCAAGCTGATGACGGGCCTGGTCGTGGTTGAAGCGCGCCAGAACATGGACGAAATCATCAACATCAACATCAGTGACACCCCGGAAATGAAAGGGGTGTTTTCCCGGGTCAAGCTCAACAGTGAGATGCCACGCCGGGAAATGCTGCTGATTGCGCTGATGTCTTCGGAAAACCGCGCGGCGGCAAGCCTGGCCCACCACTACCCGGGTGGCTATGCGGCATTCATTGCCGCCATGAACGCCAAGGCCAAGGCACTGGGCATGACCAACACCCACTTCGTTGAGCCGACCGGTCTCTCCCCGCACAACGTGTCCACCGCTCGCGACTTGAGCAAACTGCTGGTCGCAGCGCACAAGCAACCGCTATTGACCGAACTGAGTACCACCAAAGAAAAAATCGTGTCGTTCCGCAAGCCCAACTACAGCCTGCAGTTCCGCAATACCGACCACTTGGTGCGCAAAGACGATTGGGACATCCAGCTGACGAAAACCGGCTTCACCAATCAGGCGGGTCACTGCCTGGTGCTGGTCACCAGCATGGGTAACCGCCAGGTTGCGCTGGTCATCCTCGACGCTTACGGCAAGTACACTCACTTTGCCGACGCCACCCGTATTCGCAATTGGGTCGAAACCGGCAAAGGCGCAGACGTGCCGTCGGTGGCCTTGCAGTACAAGTCTGACAAGAACCTCAAGCAACGTCAGAGCGGTGTGATTGAAGCCTCAAAGTAA